The Corallococcus caeni region AAGACGAAGAGGACGATGGCCCACGCGAACGCCATGGCCGCCGCGCCCGCGATGGGGCTGTGCGTGAGCCACAGCGCCAGCGGCACCAGCACCGCCGACAGCGCGCTCTTGGCGATGGTGGACCGGGCGATGAGCCCCAGCCGCTCCGCCTTCTGGAGCGCGCCGTAGAAGACCTCGCTCACGGCCTCGAAGCCCTTGGCCAGCGCCACCAGCGCGATGACCCAGCCCGCGTGCAGCGAGTCCGCCAGCACCGTGGCGATGGCGCAGCACACCGCCACGCCCGCGACGACGTTGAGCACCATCAGGCCCAGGTAGTGCTGGAAGCCGAAGGCGCCCCGCGCGTCGGTGGCCTGGAGCGTGCGCAGTTGCATGCGCGCCATCAGCAGCACCGGGGCGGTGATGGCCAGGGCGAGCGCGAACTCGCCCACCTCCTCCATGGTGGCCAGTCGCGCGAAGGCCACCAGGACGCCCCACTGCGCGAGGGCGTAGACGAGCCCGGCGGAGAGTGACCAGACGAAGTTGCTCCCCACCGAGCGCGCCTTCATGACCGGGCCGCCGCCGCGCGCCGCAGCACCTCCGACAGGCGCTGCGCCGCGATGTCCGCGGAGTAGCGCTCCCGGCCCAGCTTCCCCGCCAGCGCCCCGGCCTCCGCGAGCCAGCGCGGGTCGCGCAGCCGCTTCGCCAGCATGGCCGCCGCGGCGGGGATGTCCTTGGGCGGCAGCCGCAGGCCGAAGTCCTCCCGGTCCATCAGCTCCGCCTGCCAGCCGCCGTAGTTGAGCGCCAGCGGCCGGCCCGCCGCGAGCGCGTCGAAGAACTTGTTGGCGGAGTTGTCCTGCATGCCCGGCACGTCCGTGAAGAGCGACGTGGCGATGGTGGCCGCGCTCAGCACCGCGGGCACCTGGGCCTTGGGCACGCTGGGCAGGAAGAAGAGGTTCACGCCCTTCACGCCCAGCCGCTCCGCCAGCGCGTGCAGCATGGCCTCCTCGCGGCCCTGGCCCATGACGACGAAGCGGACCTCGGGGTCCACCTTCCGCATCTCCGCGGCCACCCGCACCAGGTACTCCACGCCGTTCACCAGCCCCAGCGTGCCCGCGTACAGCACCATGGGCCTGTCCCCCAGCCACGCGTACTTCTGGCGGAACTCCTGGCCCGCGGACGGCGGCACCTGGAAGCGCTCCGGGTCGCAGAGGTTGGGGATGATGGTGATCTTCTCCGGCGGCACGCCCGCCGCCTCCACGCCCGCCTTCATGCCCGGCGACAGCGCGACGATGTGCGCCGCGCCCGCGTAGGCGGCCTTCTCCAGGAGCTGCGCGGCCATGATGGCGGAGCGGCTCTTGAGGGCGCCCACCGCGATGGGGATGGCGGGCCACAGGTCGCGCACCTCGAAGACCATGGGCCGCTTGTTCCACTTCGACGCGGCGATGCCGGGCACCGCGATGGTGAGCGGCGTGCTGGTGGCGAAGAAGACGTCCGCGGGCAGCTGCGCGGCGCGGCGCGTGGAGTTGACCGCGAAGTGGCTGAAGGCCCGGATGCGGTCCGGGTAGCTCATGGCGTTGTTGTAGGGCACCGGCAGCCAGTGCACCTGGATGCCGCTCTCGTTGGACTCGCGCCAGCCCTTGCCCGTGCCGGCGTCCGTGCGGGTGTCGGAGGTCACCATGTGGACCTCGTGGCCCATGGAGACCAGGCGCCGCGCGAGCTCATAGGAGCGCGTGCCCCCGTGCATGGTGGGGGTGTTGAAGTACTGGTGCAGGTAGACGATGCGCATGTCAGACGGCTCCTGTGAATGAAGGTTGGGGAAGGGCGTGGGGCAGGGGCGGCCCCTCGTGCGCGGGCCTCCGTCCGGGGACCGCGGCCACGGAGGCCATCACCATCAAGAGGAAGAGGGAGCGGCTGTCGTAGAGGTCGCCGCTGGACTGGGCGCCCAGCAGCACCAGCACCGCCGCGCCCACGGTGGCGCCGTCCAGGCCCCGGCGTCTGAGGAACGCCGAGCGCATGAAGGTGGCGAGGACGGTCGCGAGCAGGAGCAGCCCCACGACGCCGCCCTCGCAGAACACCTCCAGGAAGAGGTTGTGCGGGTAGACGCCCAGGCGCAGCGCGGGGAACGCCGCGAGCCCCGCGCCCGCGACCGGGTTGTCCTTCCCCAACTGGAGGGCCCTCGCGTAGAGGATCTCCCGCCCGGACAGGTACACCTTGCCTTCGGTGCTGCCGGCGCCGCCCGCGCCCGTCTCGTAGTTGAGGGTGAGGCGCAGGAAGCGCTCCTGCACGGAGTTGCTGAGCGCCTCCCCCAGCGGGGAGAACATCGTCACCGCGGTGATGGCCACCGTCGCCAGCAGCAGCAGCAGCAGCAGCCGGCGCAGCGGCACGCGCCCCACCACGAGGCAGGTGGTGATGCCCGCGACGATGGCGGCGGAGCCGCCGCGCGAGCCCGTGAGCAGCGCCAGCACGACGCCGGTGGCGGCCACCGGAATCCACAGCCACGCCTGGCCCCTCCAGTACCAGAAGTAGAGCGCCCCGATGGAGAGCAGCCCCATGAGCCGCGCGAGGATGTTGGGCCCGCCGCCCATCACCGCCAGCCGCGCGCTCCCGCCGCCCCCCAGCAGTTGCTTGACGGCGGTGAGCGCGAGCAGCCCCGTGGCCGCGACGACGGCGGCCCAGAACGCGTCCAGCACCCGGGGCGCGGGCTGGCGGAGCGCGGCCAGCGCGAAGCCCACGCACATCAGCCCCACCAGCAGGAGGTCGGCGACCTTGGTCAGGGAGAACAGCGGGTCGGGTGTCCAGGCGATGCTGGCGCCCATGTAGCCCAGGAAGCCCAGCAGGGCCGCGATGAGTGGCGGGTCGAAGCGCGCCTCGCCGGGGCGCGCTTCGCGCCGGGCGCGGTGCAGCAGCCCCACGCTGGCGAGCAGCACCCCGCACAGGACGATCCACAGCCGCAGCTCCTGGACCAGGTTCGTGTCCACCTCTTCATTGACCGCGAGGCCCAGCCGGTGGAAGCCCCAGCGGCCCGCGAGCACGTAGAGCGCCGCGATGAGGCCCAGTCCTGTGCAGCACAGCCAGCTCACGGTGCGGCCTCCCGGTGGGTCTTCAGTTCGCGGACGGGTATTCGTATTGGTAGACGCCGCTCACCGCGCGGCCCGAACGGGAGCGCGGCACGCCGTTGAGGACCAGGCCGTGGGCGGGGACGCCGCTCTGCTCCAGCTGGTGCAGCGCCGTGGCCACCTCGCGCAGGGACTGGGTCGCCGCGCGCACCACGGCGAGCCGCACGCCCGCGTGCCGGCCCACGAGCGCCGCGTCCGTCACCGCGAGGATGCAGGGCGTGTCGAAGAGGACGACGTCGTACTCGGCCGCCACGCGCGCGACGAACGTGTCGAACGTCGCGCCGGCCAGCAGCTCCGCCGGGTCCGGCGGGAGCGCGCCCGCGCCCAGGAACGACAGGCCGGGCGCGGCGTCCTGGAGCACGGCCTGCTCCAGGGTGGCGGTGCCCCGCAGCACTTCATGAAGGCCGGAGAGGCGCGCCTCGCGGAAGCACCGGTGCAGCCAGCCGCCGCGCAGGTTCGCGTCCACCAGCAGCACGCGCTGGCCCGTCTCCGCCATCACCCACGCCAGGTTGAGGGCGGCGAAGGACGCCCCGGCGCCGGGGGCCGTGCCGGTGAGGGCCACGACGTGGCTGCCCGCCTCCCTCATGGCCCGCTGGAGCCGGGTGCGCAGGCCGCGCAGGCTTTCGACGGTGATGTCCCGGGGGGCGCCGCGCGCCAGGATGAGGGAGGGGAGGCGGGGCCCCTCCGCGCGGTGGGGGCCCGTGGGGACGCTGGCCAGCACGGGCACCGCGAGCGCGGACTCCAGGGCCGCGGGGTCGGTGACGCCCGGGTGCAGCGACCGGCGCGCGAAGGCCAGCGCGACGCCGGCCACCAGCCCCAGCACCAGGCTGACCGCGAACACGTCCGGCTTCGTGGGGCGCACGGGCAGGCGCGTCACCACCGGCGCGTCGATGAGGCGCGCGTTGGTGATGTTGCTCGACTTGAGCACCCGGTACTCCTGGGCCTTGTTGTGCAGCTGGAGGTACAGCTCGTTGGCCACCTTCACGTCGCGCGTGAGCTGGGCGGACACCCGCTCCGCGTCCGGGATGCCCTTGAGCCGGGCGCTGAGCGCGGCCTGCTCCGTGCGCAGGCGCGAAAGCTTGCGCTCCGTGGCCACGAGCAGCGGGTGGTGCTCGGTGAAGCGCTGCCGCAACTCCGAGCGCTCCAGCGTGAGCGAGGAGATGTCCTTGTCCAGGTCCGCGCTCCGGTTGAGGACGGCCTGCACCTCCAGCGCCAGGTCCACGCCGCCCTTGTTGGCGCGGTAGTCGCGCAGCGCGGCCTCCGCCTGCTCCAGGCCCTGGCGCAGGCCGGGGAGCTGGCTGTCCAGGAACGACAGCGTGCGGCCCGCGTCGTCGCTGCGGCGCTCCACGTTGGCGTGCACGTACGCGTCCGCGATGGTCCGCAGCGTGGTGGTGGCCTGCACCGGATCCGGCCCCTCCAGGGTCAGGTTGAGGACGCCCGTGCCGGTGCCCTTCTCCGCCATGCGCAGCGTGCGCTGCAGCTCCTCCACCACCGCGAGCCTCGAGCGCCGCGTCAGCCGGAAGCGCGTCCCCGGCCGGGCGCGCAGCTCGGTGACGTCCAGCTCCACCTCGTGCGTCGCGCCCGCTTCCGACCGGGCGCTGGTGCCCGCGACGCCGTGGAGGACGGCGCGCCCGTCGGGGCCCCACAGCGTGAACGCGCCGTCGGCCTGCGCCACGAGCGTGAGGGGCTCGTCCTCCCACTCCGTGGGCACGTTCAGCCGCTCCACCTGGAGCTTCTCCCCGCCCCAGGCGTACGAGGCCCGGCCCCACCACGGCACCGCCGCCAGCTCCGGCCCCTCGTGCGCGCGGGCCCAGGCCGCGCCCACCAGCGGGAAGTGGTGGGGCTCCACGCTCACGCCCAGGTTCAGCGTGTCCGCCACGCGCCCCAGCAGGGCCCGGGAGCCCAGGACCTCCATCTCCGTGGCCGCCATGCTGGGCGCGTCTGGAATCAGCGCGTCCAGCTGGCCCAGGCTGCTGGCCTTCTGCTCGATTTGAAGGATGGCATTGGCCCGGTACACCGGCGCCGTGGTGAGCAGGTACAGCCCACCCACGCCCAGGGCCAGGGCGACGGACGCCGCGATGGTGCCGCGGCGCTCTCCCAGGATGGCCAGGTATCTGCCCAATCCCAGCTCATCATCCTGCGTGCCGGGGCCGGGGCGGGGCGGCGTCACGCGTTGGGGGGTGCTCGTCATGGGTTTTCGATGATGATGGTTCTGTCTCCGATATCCACTGCCTGCCAGAGCAGCTGAACTGTTGGCTGGATTTGCTCGATGATCCGGTTCCACCGCGTCAAGTCGTGCGCGGAGACGAAGACAACGTCGCGTGGCTTTAATTGGAACTGCTCCGCCAGGAGCAGCGCGTCCGGCGACTTCGCGTCCAGCTTGAAGATGGAGGGGCGGTCGAAGCTGCCCCGGATGACATACACGCGGCTCGGGTTGGACGTGAGCGGGTCGAAGCCCTCGGTGTCGCCAATGGCTTCCGCCAGCGTCATCCGCCCCTTCACCATCACGCGGGAGGACGGCTTGCGGACCTCCCCCAGCACGAAGACCTTGTTGCGGCTGCGGTCCGCCACGTTGACGATGTCGCCGTCCTGGAGGAGCCAGTTCTGGCTGGTGTCCCCCTGTTCGTAGAGGGCCTGCAGGTCGAGCGTGAAGGTGGCGCCGCCCCGGCTGAGCGTGACGGTGCGCAGGTCCGCCTCCGTGGAGAAGCCCTTCGCCTGGGCGATGGCGTCCTGCACGCGCAGGGGCACGTCGGTGATGGGCAGGGTGCTGGGGGCCACGACCTCGCCCGTCACCTGGACCTTCTGTCCCCGGAAGCCCACCACGCGCACGTCCAGCTGGGGCTTCTCGATGACGCTCGCCAGCCGCTGCGTGAGCAGCTCGCGGATCTCCCGCAGCGTCTTGCCCGCGACGGGGATGACGCCCACGTGGGGGTAGAACATCGTCCCGTCCGCGGCCACCGGGTGGCCGGTGGTCTCCGCGGGGCGGAACTCGCCGGCCGGGATGGTGAGCTCCGGATGGTCCCAGACGATGACGCTCAGCACGTCGTGCGCCGTCACCCGGTAGTCATAGTCCGTGGCCACCCCGGCCAGCGGATCCACCCGGGGCGTGGGCCGCACCTGCTTGCGCGCCTCCAGCTGGTGGCTGATGAGGGACGCGTCGATGGGCACGATTTCATAGGCGCCGTCCGTGCCTGCGTCTGCCTTTCCGGCATAGCGCTCCCGGAAGGCGTCCTCGTCCATCTGCATTCCCGGGCCCCAGGCACATGCGCTCATGCAGAACACCGCGGCCAATAGCAGGGCATGTTTCATAAGGCGGGGAATCTTCCGGACAAACCGTGCAAGCGTAAGCCCCGGGTAATGCCAAATGTCTGGAAGCCGTTAGGGCCCGCTGGCGAGGTGACACATGCCCTGCCCTGGGGGGCCGGAAGGGAGCGAAGCGCTGGAATCAGGACATCGCCCTGCACCCCGGGGGGCGATGACGGACCCGGGGCGCGTCCCCATACCCTCTGGCTGTTTCAAGCGGCCGTCCGGCCACGCGCTTCGCCTCCAGGGGAACCCCGCATGAACCGAGTGACACCGTGGAGAGCCGTCCTCGTCCCCGACGGAGGCCAGCGCGCCGTGTCGTCTGACTATTTCCGCTCCGAGCAGCACCTGCGCGCCGAAGGGGTGACGCACAGCCTCATCGTGGAGGACGGAGCGGGGCGGGCGCTGCGGGTGCCGCTCATCGTGCGGCCCATCGAGGGGACGGGCTTCAGGGACGCGGTGTCGCCGTATGGGTTTCCCGGCGCGGAGCTGAACGGGCTCTCCGAGGTGCCGGTGGACGCCATCGACTGGCGGGGCACGGAGCTGGTCAGCATCTTCCTGCGCGACCGCATTGGCGGGCCGTACTGCTTCGCGGGAGGCCGGCTGCGCGCGGAGGTGTGCCTCATCGACCCGAAGCTGCCGGTGCGGTTCCGGAGCGACCACGGCGCGGACATCCGCCGCAACGCCCGGCGAGGCTACGTCAGCGCGGCGGTGCCGGCGAAGGACGCGCCACCGGAGCAGCGCGAGGCGCTCAAGGCCATCTACCGGCAGACCCTGGTCCGCAACCAGGCCGGGGAGCGGTACTTCTTCACCGACGCGTGGTTCGAGGAGGTCTTCACCTGTCCCTTCGCGTGGCTGGTGACGACGCGCGCCCCGGACGGGGTGGTGGCCTCCGCCGCGCTGGTGGTGCTGAGCGACGGGCTCCTGCACAACTTCATTGGCGGGACGGCGGACGCGTACCTGGCGCACTCGCCGGCGAAGAACGAGTTCCCGGTGATGGTGGAGCTGGCGGAGAAGCTGGATGCCTCCGTCCACCTGGGCGGCGGCGTCCGGCCGGGGGATGGCGTCGAGCGGTACAAGCGCGGCTTCGCCAACGCGATGTCCCGGTTCCACACGCACGACCTCATCTGTGATCCGGAGGCGTACGCGAGGCTGTCCCAGGGGCACGCGGGCGGGGACTTCTTCCCCGCCTACCGCGCGCCCCTTTCCTGACGTTCCTGTGCCGTTGGTGGAGGGGTTTCCATGGTCCTGTCACTTCCCCAGCTCCGCGAGGTCGCGGACGCCCGCTTCACGTGTCTGACGGAGCGGGAGCTCGCCGAGCGCCGGCGCGAAGAGGGCGTTCGCGTCATCTCCCACCGGGGACACTACTGGGAGCAGTCGGGGGCGCCCGGCTTCTTCCAGCCCGTGCACCTGCTGGCGCGCCTGACGCCGGAGGAGGCCACGCCGCCCACGCCGCTGGCCTGGGGCTACCGGGCGGCGCTGACGCCGGAGACGGCGAACGTCGCCACGGGCAAGGTCCCCGTGGTGCGGCTGAAGGACCTGGACACCTATGACACCAGCCGCCTGAACTCGAACCGGCGCAGCAAGCTGCGCAAGGCCCAGCGCACGGTGCGCGTCGTCCAGCTCACCGGGCCGTCGCTGCTCTTGGAGCAGGGCTATGGCGTCGTGCGGGATGCCCTGACGCGCACGCAGCACAAGAAGATCCCCACGCTGGACGAGTACCTCAAGGGCCTGCGGCAGTACTTCACGTCGGACCACTGGTGCGTGCTGGCGGGGCTGGTGGACGACAAGCTGGGCGGCTACCTGGACGGCTACATCGTGGACGGCGTCGCGTATGGCTTCAGCGCCTACTACGCGACGTGGGCGCTGCCGACGAACATCTCCACCGGCCTCATCTACGAGTTCGCGCAGGTCTGCCGCCGGCTGGGCGCCCGGACGCTGGTGGGCGGCCTGCACGCCCGCGAGGCGGCGCAGTTGGAGCAGTTCAAGGACGAGCTGGGCTTCGTGGTGGATCCGGTGCCCATCCACTGGGGCATGAACCCGCTGGCGCGCGCCTTCATCCGCTGGCGCCGCCCGCACGCCTACTACCGGCTGACGGGGCAGGCCTGAGCAACACGACGGGCCCGGAAGGGGAGGCCTCCGGGCCCGGGGCGGGACTACGGCGTCATCACGACCTTGATGCAGCCGTCCTCCTTGTCGCGG contains the following coding sequences:
- a CDS encoding polysaccharide biosynthesis tyrosine autokinase, which encodes MTSTPQRVTPPRPGPGTQDDELGLGRYLAILGERRGTIAASVALALGVGGLYLLTTAPVYRANAILQIEQKASSLGQLDALIPDAPSMAATEMEVLGSRALLGRVADTLNLGVSVEPHHFPLVGAAWARAHEGPELAAVPWWGRASYAWGGEKLQVERLNVPTEWEDEPLTLVAQADGAFTLWGPDGRAVLHGVAGTSARSEAGATHEVELDVTELRARPGTRFRLTRRSRLAVVEELQRTLRMAEKGTGTGVLNLTLEGPDPVQATTTLRTIADAYVHANVERRSDDAGRTLSFLDSQLPGLRQGLEQAEAALRDYRANKGGVDLALEVQAVLNRSADLDKDISSLTLERSELRQRFTEHHPLLVATERKLSRLRTEQAALSARLKGIPDAERVSAQLTRDVKVANELYLQLHNKAQEYRVLKSSNITNARLIDAPVVTRLPVRPTKPDVFAVSLVLGLVAGVALAFARRSLHPGVTDPAALESALAVPVLASVPTGPHRAEGPRLPSLILARGAPRDITVESLRGLRTRLQRAMREAGSHVVALTGTAPGAGASFAALNLAWVMAETGQRVLLVDANLRGGWLHRCFREARLSGLHEVLRGTATLEQAVLQDAAPGLSFLGAGALPPDPAELLAGATFDTFVARVAAEYDVVLFDTPCILAVTDAALVGRHAGVRLAVVRAATQSLREVATALHQLEQSGVPAHGLVLNGVPRSRSGRAVSGVYQYEYPSAN
- a CDS encoding glycosyltransferase family 4 protein, with protein sequence MRIVYLHQYFNTPTMHGGTRSYELARRLVSMGHEVHMVTSDTRTDAGTGKGWRESNESGIQVHWLPVPYNNAMSYPDRIRAFSHFAVNSTRRAAQLPADVFFATSTPLTIAVPGIAASKWNKRPMVFEVRDLWPAIPIAVGALKSRSAIMAAQLLEKAAYAGAAHIVALSPGMKAGVEAAGVPPEKITIIPNLCDPERFQVPPSAGQEFRQKYAWLGDRPMVLYAGTLGLVNGVEYLVRVAAEMRKVDPEVRFVVMGQGREEAMLHALAERLGVKGVNLFFLPSVPKAQVPAVLSAATIATSLFTDVPGMQDNSANKFFDALAAGRPLALNYGGWQAELMDREDFGLRLPPKDIPAAAAMLAKRLRDPRWLAEAGALAGKLGRERYSADIAAQRLSEVLRRAAAARS
- a CDS encoding polysaccharide biosynthesis/export family protein, whose translation is MSACAWGPGMQMDEDAFRERYAGKADAGTDGAYEIVPIDASLISHQLEARKQVRPTPRVDPLAGVATDYDYRVTAHDVLSVIVWDHPELTIPAGEFRPAETTGHPVAADGTMFYPHVGVIPVAGKTLREIRELLTQRLASVIEKPQLDVRVVGFRGQKVQVTGEVVAPSTLPITDVPLRVQDAIAQAKGFSTEADLRTVTLSRGGATFTLDLQALYEQGDTSQNWLLQDGDIVNVADRSRNKVFVLGEVRKPSSRVMVKGRMTLAEAIGDTEGFDPLTSNPSRVYVIRGSFDRPSIFKLDAKSPDALLLAEQFQLKPRDVVFVSAHDLTRWNRIIEQIQPTVQLLWQAVDIGDRTIIIENP
- a CDS encoding O-antigen ligase family protein, giving the protein MSWLCCTGLGLIAALYVLAGRWGFHRLGLAVNEEVDTNLVQELRLWIVLCGVLLASVGLLHRARREARPGEARFDPPLIAALLGFLGYMGASIAWTPDPLFSLTKVADLLLVGLMCVGFALAALRQPAPRVLDAFWAAVVAATGLLALTAVKQLLGGGGSARLAVMGGGPNILARLMGLLSIGALYFWYWRGQAWLWIPVAATGVVLALLTGSRGGSAAIVAGITTCLVVGRVPLRRLLLLLLLATVAITAVTMFSPLGEALSNSVQERFLRLTLNYETGAGGAGSTEGKVYLSGREILYARALQLGKDNPVAGAGLAAFPALRLGVYPHNLFLEVFCEGGVVGLLLLATVLATFMRSAFLRRRGLDGATVGAAVLVLLGAQSSGDLYDSRSLFLLMVMASVAAVPGRRPAHEGPPLPHALPQPSFTGAV
- a CDS encoding GNAT family N-acetyltransferase; this translates as MSSDYFRSEQHLRAEGVTHSLIVEDGAGRALRVPLIVRPIEGTGFRDAVSPYGFPGAELNGLSEVPVDAIDWRGTELVSIFLRDRIGGPYCFAGGRLRAEVCLIDPKLPVRFRSDHGADIRRNARRGYVSAAVPAKDAPPEQREALKAIYRQTLVRNQAGERYFFTDAWFEEVFTCPFAWLVTTRAPDGVVASAALVVLSDGLLHNFIGGTADAYLAHSPAKNEFPVMVELAEKLDASVHLGGGVRPGDGVERYKRGFANAMSRFHTHDLICDPEAYARLSQGHAGGDFFPAYRAPLS